One Lysinibacillus sp. OF-1 DNA segment encodes these proteins:
- a CDS encoding methyl-accepting chemotaxis protein, which translates to MRATGKLSNKIVLMSFVMLLALLAFFIVTTIYTAKSSVNKTMGTQAVAVAENIAKRLNADEYEQLSQDPKESELYWQLRQELNELREINGVLYAYTFAVPKEDKKVRFLVDGMPVDDQENAGVIGDESASTYYKDLKKVMDTGNYYSDILHSDFGDYLSGTVPLKDASGNIVAFVGVDIEATEVSGVTNAVLTAILPALIVVILALIGLVMFIMYRYINRALKPLTNLGVAAQNFAQGDIAKASMAVEEIQLTGENEITIFAQSFKESLQRLKETFHTIQQRTLALQSVVQKIDETTHHVETSNAQIADRIIEIAAGSEQQQQNNQEVVLTMNEMSIGIQRLADTTSEIAESSSAMTGLVETSVGHSQEVVSQIQNVEASVLRTANHVEEMGEKFRSIEEMVTIITSIADQTNLLALNAAIEAARAGEAGKGFAVVADEVRKLAEMSKSSADEIHMHLESFKKITDRALQEMSSSTVDVQAGNKAVQYIGVSLEQILQSVIEVNNKIQDDSAVIEEMSAGSEEILATIEQMNDIAKHSVLGTKEVATSSDLQVAMVSELNEVVTILDQTSKEVIDTINTFKL; encoded by the coding sequence ATGCGAGCGACAGGTAAATTAAGTAATAAAATTGTGCTAATGTCATTTGTTATGCTATTAGCTTTGTTAGCCTTTTTCATTGTAACAACGATATATACAGCGAAATCATCTGTTAATAAAACAATGGGAACACAGGCAGTTGCAGTTGCTGAGAATATTGCAAAACGTTTGAACGCAGATGAATATGAACAACTCTCACAGGACCCAAAGGAATCTGAATTATATTGGCAGCTAAGGCAAGAACTCAATGAATTGCGTGAAATAAATGGGGTTCTGTATGCCTATACTTTCGCAGTCCCAAAGGAAGATAAAAAGGTTCGATTTTTAGTGGATGGTATGCCAGTAGATGATCAAGAAAATGCTGGCGTTATAGGAGATGAATCTGCTTCCACCTATTATAAAGATTTAAAAAAGGTAATGGATACGGGGAACTACTACTCCGATATTTTACATAGCGATTTTGGCGATTATTTATCAGGTACTGTGCCATTGAAAGATGCCTCAGGAAATATTGTTGCCTTTGTAGGGGTAGATATAGAGGCAACAGAGGTAAGTGGTGTGACAAATGCTGTGCTAACAGCCATTTTACCTGCTTTAATTGTCGTTATATTAGCTTTAATAGGACTTGTTATGTTTATTATGTATCGTTATATCAATCGAGCGTTGAAGCCTTTAACAAATTTAGGTGTTGCCGCACAAAACTTTGCACAAGGAGATATTGCTAAGGCATCTATGGCAGTAGAGGAAATTCAATTGACAGGAGAAAATGAGATTACTATTTTTGCTCAATCCTTTAAGGAGTCTCTACAAAGATTAAAAGAAACATTCCACACGATTCAACAACGAACATTAGCTTTACAAAGTGTCGTTCAAAAGATTGATGAGACAACTCATCATGTGGAAACATCAAACGCTCAAATTGCGGATCGTATTATCGAAATTGCTGCGGGGAGTGAGCAGCAGCAGCAAAACAATCAAGAGGTTGTCTTAACGATGAACGAAATGTCGATTGGTATTCAACGTCTAGCTGATACTACGTCTGAAATTGCCGAGTCATCTTCAGCTATGACGGGTCTAGTTGAAACAAGTGTTGGTCATTCACAAGAAGTTGTATCACAAATTCAAAATGTAGAAGCCTCCGTTTTACGTACAGCTAATCATGTCGAGGAGATGGGCGAGAAGTTCCGTTCTATTGAAGAGATGGTGACGATCATTACGAGTATTGCCGATCAAACAAACTTACTTGCTTTGAATGCGGCGATTGAAGCAGCGAGGGCTGGGGAAGCAGGTAAAGGATTTGCGGTTGTGGCGGACGAAGTACGTAAACTTGCAGAGATGTCTAAATCATCAGCTGACGAAATACACATGCATTTAGAAAGCTTTAAGAAAATAACAGATCGAGCATTGCAAGAGATGTCGAGCAGTACAGTAGACGTACAAGCAGGCAATAAAGCGGTGCAATATATTGGTGTAAGCTTAGAGCAAATATTGCAATCAGTCATTGAGGTAAATAACAAAATTCAAGATGATTCAGCTGTGATCGAGGAAATGTCAGCTGGCTCTGAGGAAATATTAGCTACTATAGAGCAAATGAATGATATTGCGAAGCATAGTGTGCTAGGAACAAAGGAAGTTGCAACTTCCTCTGACTTACAAGTAGCAATGGTTTCGGAATTAAATGAAGTTGTAACCATTTTAGATCAGACATCTAAAGAAGTTATCGATACGATTAATACATTCAAATTATGA